A single genomic interval of Camelina sativa cultivar DH55 chromosome 11, Cs, whole genome shotgun sequence harbors:
- the LOC104721018 gene encoding lysine-rich arabinogalactan protein 18-like, translating into MDRSFVLTVTLICIAFVGVGGQSPISSPTKSPTTPSAPTTSPTKSPAVTSPTAAPAKTPSSLPVEAPKSPAPVSSSPPPTPVPESSPPAPAPKASSPVSSPPVPAPVADSPPAPVAAPVADSPPAPVAAPVAADVPAPAPSKHKKTAKKSKKHQNAPAPAPELLGPPAPPAGAPGPNSDAFSPGPSTSADDQSGAESTRALRNVAVGAVATAWAVLVMAF; encoded by the exons atggatCGCAGTTTCGTCCTAACAGTTACATTGATCTGCATTGCCTTCGTCGGCGTCGGTGGCCAATCTCCGATCTCATCTCCGACCAAATCTCCCACCACTCCTTCTGCTCCTACTACTTCCCCTACTAAATCCCCCGCCGTTACTTCTCCCACGGCTGCTCCGGCTAAAACTCCGTCTTCTTTACCAGTCGAAGCACCGAAATCTCCTGCTCCCGTAAGCTCATCTCCGCCACCGACACCTGTTCCCGAGAGCTCTCCTCCGGCTCCTGCACCAAAAGCTTCTTCTCCGGTGAGCTCTCCACCCGTTCCAGCACCAGTAGCTGATTCTCCTCCAGCCCCGGTAGCCGCTCCAGTGGCTGATTCTCCTCCGGCTCCGGTAGCTGCTCCAGTAGCTGCTGATGTACCGGCTCCTGCTCCAAGCAAGCACAAGAAGACTGCCAAGAAGTCTAAAAAGCACCAAAACGCACCTGCTCCGGCTCCAGAACTTCTCGGTCCTCCTGCACCACCGGCGGGAGCTCCCGGACCTAACTCCGACGCATTTTCTCCCGGTCCTTCCACGTCTGCCGATGATCAG AGCGGAGCAGAGAGCACAAGGGCATTGAGGAATGTAGCGGTGGGAGCGGTTGCAACCGCGTGGGCCGTTCTCGTCATGGcattctaa